Proteins from a genomic interval of Acetobacterium woodii DSM 1030:
- a CDS encoding class II fructose-bisphosphate aldolase, with protein sequence MSYVNMKKILDNARKNHYAVGAFNIVNYLTAKAAVEAAEELEQPIILQTSVKTVKAFGITEMMSFLKPIAEQAKVEVAIHLDHSTDVAFTKACIDGGWSSVMYDGSQLALKDNIKNTKEIVAYAKPKQVTVEGELGAIVGVEDDIVVLAGNHAHAKPDDCRVYLKETEIDAFAPAVGTAHGVYKGEINIDYDLFDEINQFSFCPLVLHGGTGLTDEMFHRLIALGASKVNISTAIKIAYVQGMATYTKLNVDQNDPLKLDAFTKEQVKKVVTEHIRFFSLRN encoded by the coding sequence ATGAGTTATGTCAATATGAAAAAAATTCTTGATAACGCTCGAAAAAATCATTACGCAGTTGGTGCATTTAATATTGTCAATTATTTAACCGCAAAAGCAGCGGTTGAGGCAGCGGAAGAACTTGAGCAACCAATTATTCTGCAAACTTCGGTGAAAACAGTTAAAGCGTTTGGAATTACTGAAATGATGAGTTTTTTAAAACCAATTGCGGAGCAGGCCAAAGTCGAAGTAGCCATTCATTTAGACCACTCAACCGATGTTGCCTTCACAAAAGCTTGTATCGATGGAGGTTGGTCTTCGGTGATGTATGATGGTTCGCAGTTAGCGTTAAAAGACAATATAAAAAATACCAAAGAAATTGTCGCTTATGCAAAACCCAAACAAGTAACGGTAGAAGGTGAATTAGGTGCGATTGTCGGCGTTGAAGATGATATTGTGGTATTAGCGGGGAATCACGCTCATGCCAAACCGGATGACTGCCGTGTTTATTTAAAAGAGACTGAAATCGATGCTTTTGCACCAGCGGTGGGAACCGCCCACGGGGTATATAAAGGTGAAATTAACATTGATTACGATCTATTTGACGAGATCAATCAATTTTCATTTTGTCCATTAGTCCTCCATGGAGGAACTGGCTTAACCGATGAAATGTTTCACCGGTTGATTGCGCTTGGGGCATCCAAGGTCAATATTTCAACGGCCATTAAAATTGCCTATGTTCAAGGGATGGCGACCTACACTAAATTGAATGTCGATCAGAATGATCCCTTAAAATTGGATGCATTTACCAAAGAACAAGTAAAAAAAGTAGTAACTGAGCACATCCGCTTTTTTAGCTTACGAAATTAA
- a CDS encoding thiamine pyrophosphate-dependent dehydrogenase E1 component subunit alpha: MKNSKCIEELKKEFDAYTDMYLPEGLGREEQLKMYSTMWVMRKFEEAVKPLWMANKVHGYYHPYITEEAIGTGIISQLKKEDYIGSTHRGHGHLIAKGGDINKMMAELFGKEEGYNHGRGGSMHITDMSVGMLGASGIVGAAVAPAVGSALKSWIKGTDDVTVVFFGDGGANAGSVSESMNMAAAWKLPVIFVCENNQWAIATDYTRITGEPDLYKRGIGFGIPSYRCDGFNIYQIWETAKAAIERARAGEGPTFIECKTMRMLGHHATDDSWYRDMSVCDKYWEIEPIKRMGEFMIEENIATQEELDAIEQEAIKKVEASIEYADTQCHEPSLDSFYDYIYTDGEVIK; encoded by the coding sequence ATGAAAAATTCTAAGTGCATTGAAGAATTAAAAAAAGAATTTGATGCTTATACAGATATGTATCTTCCTGAAGGTTTAGGTCGGGAAGAACAACTTAAAATGTATAGCACGATGTGGGTGATGCGTAAGTTTGAAGAAGCAGTTAAACCGCTTTGGATGGCAAATAAAGTTCATGGCTATTATCATCCTTATATTACAGAAGAGGCCATTGGAACCGGTATTATCTCGCAATTAAAAAAAGAAGACTATATTGGTTCGACACATCGAGGCCATGGTCATTTAATTGCTAAAGGTGGCGATATCAACAAAATGATGGCAGAACTTTTTGGTAAAGAAGAAGGTTATAATCATGGTCGTGGTGGATCAATGCATATTACGGATATGAGTGTCGGAATGCTCGGTGCCAGTGGGATCGTCGGGGCGGCAGTTGCACCGGCGGTTGGAAGTGCTCTAAAAAGTTGGATTAAAGGAACCGATGACGTAACGGTTGTTTTTTTTGGTGATGGCGGAGCAAATGCCGGTTCAGTATCAGAATCGATGAACATGGCGGCGGCATGGAAACTTCCGGTTATTTTTGTCTGTGAAAATAATCAATGGGCGATTGCAACTGATTATACGCGGATAACGGGGGAACCGGATCTTTATAAACGTGGCATCGGATTCGGAATTCCAAGTTATCGATGTGATGGTTTTAATATTTATCAAATTTGGGAAACGGCCAAAGCTGCGATTGAACGAGCGCGAGCTGGAGAAGGACCTACTTTTATTGAATGTAAAACAATGAGAATGCTCGGACATCATGCGACTGATGATAGCTGGTACCGTGATATGTCGGTTTGTGATAAATACTGGGAAATTGAACCCATTAAAAGAATGGGTGAGTTCATGATTGAAGAAAATATTGCAACGCAAGAAGAATTAGATGCAATTGAACAGGAAGCAATCAAAAAAGTTGAAGCATCGATTGAATATGCAGATACCCAATGTCATGAACCTTCTCTCGATTCTTTTTATGATTACATTTATACTGATGGCGAAGTAATAAAATAA
- a CDS encoding alpha-ketoacid dehydrogenase subunit beta, with protein sequence MSIITLRESITQALREEMSLDENVFIMGCDVGLRGNPFGITKGLMKEFGEKRVIDTPISEAAFTGLGVGAAIAGMRPLVEILYADWITLPMDNIVNTAAKTSYMFGGQANVPIVIRAPFGVGGGVAAQHSQNNENWFVHVPGLKVITPSTPYDMKGMLKSAIRDNGPVICFEHKRNYSIKGEVPDGEYLVPIGKANIRKAGTDCTIVAYSYMTYVAEEAAKELEKEGISCEVIDLRSLLPLDYDTVMESVKKTSRVVVVTEAPLRGSIAGEIVGEIIDRGFDLLDAPPQRVGSKNSPVAYNEGLEAMCTPKKEDIIAAVRKTFE encoded by the coding sequence ATGTCAATCATAACACTTAGAGAATCGATCACGCAGGCATTAAGAGAAGAAATGAGTTTAGATGAAAATGTTTTTATTATGGGTTGTGATGTCGGTCTTCGCGGAAATCCATTTGGAATAACCAAAGGTCTGATGAAAGAGTTTGGCGAAAAGCGGGTTATTGATACCCCTATTTCGGAAGCTGCATTTACGGGATTAGGGGTCGGTGCTGCGATCGCTGGGATGCGTCCGTTAGTTGAAATTCTTTATGCAGATTGGATTACGCTGCCAATGGATAACATTGTTAATACAGCCGCAAAAACAAGTTATATGTTTGGTGGTCAGGCGAATGTACCAATTGTTATCCGAGCACCTTTTGGAGTAGGCGGGGGCGTTGCGGCGCAACATTCACAAAATAATGAAAACTGGTTTGTTCATGTTCCTGGTTTAAAAGTTATCACCCCTTCAACTCCATACGATATGAAAGGGATGTTAAAATCGGCAATTCGGGATAACGGACCAGTCATTTGTTTTGAACATAAACGGAATTATTCAATAAAGGGTGAAGTGCCTGATGGCGAATACCTGGTTCCGATTGGCAAGGCCAATATTCGTAAAGCCGGAACCGATTGTACGATTGTCGCCTATTCCTATATGACTTACGTAGCTGAAGAAGCCGCTAAAGAACTGGAAAAAGAAGGCATCAGTTGTGAAGTCATCGATTTGCGTTCTTTATTGCCACTGGATTACGACACGGTGATGGAATCGGTCAAGAAAACAAGCCGTGTTGTTGTTGTAACTGAAGCCCCATTGCGTGGATCGATTGCAGGTGAAATCGTCGGTGAAATCATTGACCGTGGTTTTGATTTGCTGGATGCACCACCCCAACGTGTTGGTAGTAAAAACTCTCCAGTAGCATACAACGAAGGTCTGGAAGCGATGTGCACACCCAAAAAAGAAGATATTATCGCAGCAGTACGAAAAACATTTGAGTAA
- a CDS encoding dihydrolipoamide acetyltransferase family protein, with amino-acid sequence MAKLMNMPKIGVNMTDGTITEWYVNEGDEVKFGEMALAAETDKDVQDIPADQTGTVLKIMAQVGDNVECHKPLAIVGTPGENIDSLLAEISNGGIPTASAEVVAAAPVQSTEVAQAPSTGRVPVSPLAKKMAKDLGIDLSDVKYTGVRVTKSDILAYEKQPEESAAVVSPIAVNPVLPDQGIRKTTPYTGMRKKIGSRLTESVVTKPWAALSVAVDMTKAIEWRKRVNEIADVKVGFNEMVAKACARALQEYPMMNAQLAAEGTDIYEMEEINIGIAVNTDRGLMVPVLKNVATKGVVELAKEFAGLVSRTKEQANIQGDLSGGTFTISNLGARGISSFRAVINPPECGILALAATIKTPVVIDDEIVIRPMMNITLSFDHRIVDGDYAAQFVAYIGNLLEDPMKILM; translated from the coding sequence ATGGCTAAATTAATGAATATGCCAAAGATCGGCGTTAACATGACTGACGGTACGATTACGGAATGGTATGTAAACGAGGGTGACGAAGTAAAGTTTGGCGAAATGGCGCTGGCGGCGGAAACCGACAAAGACGTTCAGGATATTCCTGCAGATCAGACAGGGACAGTTTTAAAAATTATGGCGCAAGTGGGCGATAACGTAGAATGTCATAAACCGCTGGCAATTGTGGGTACCCCTGGCGAAAACATCGACAGTTTATTAGCTGAAATAAGTAATGGCGGAATTCCGACGGCATCTGCGGAAGTAGTTGCAGCTGCACCGGTTCAATCAACTGAAGTTGCACAAGCACCTTCAACCGGACGCGTTCCCGTTTCACCATTAGCTAAAAAAATGGCCAAAGATTTGGGAATCGATCTAAGTGATGTTAAATATACCGGTGTTCGGGTTACAAAGTCTGATATTTTAGCTTATGAAAAACAACCGGAAGAATCAGCAGCCGTCGTTTCGCCGATAGCTGTTAATCCCGTTTTACCAGATCAAGGGATTCGAAAAACAACACCATATACCGGCATGCGCAAGAAAATTGGCAGCCGCCTGACAGAAAGTGTTGTAACCAAACCGTGGGCAGCGCTTTCAGTGGCAGTTGATATGACGAAAGCTATCGAATGGCGAAAACGCGTTAATGAAATTGCTGATGTAAAGGTTGGTTTTAATGAAATGGTAGCCAAAGCCTGTGCGCGGGCTTTACAGGAATATCCGATGATGAATGCACAACTGGCAGCAGAGGGCACGGATATTTATGAAATGGAAGAGATTAACATTGGGATCGCGGTAAATACTGATCGGGGCTTAATGGTTCCGGTGCTGAAGAATGTTGCAACCAAAGGGGTAGTAGAACTGGCAAAAGAATTTGCTGGTTTAGTTAGCCGCACAAAAGAACAAGCGAATATCCAAGGCGATTTATCGGGAGGAACGTTTACGATCAGTAATCTGGGTGCCCGGGGAATTTCAAGTTTCCGAGCCGTTATTAATCCCCCGGAATGTGGAATTCTGGCTTTAGCCGCCACGATCAAAACCCCGGTTGTGATTGACGATGAAATTGTGATTCGACCAATGATGAATATTACGTTGAGTTTTGATCACCGGATCGTTGATGGGGATTACGCAGCACAGTTTGTCGCCTATATTGGCAACCTGCTGGAAGACCCGATGAAAATCTTAATGTAA
- the lpdA gene encoding dihydrolipoyl dehydrogenase gives MSKFDLVVIGGGPGGYVAAIYATQQGLNTALVEKADLGGVCLNWGCIPTKALVHNAEILRTVKEANKYGIDLNTNEIKADYSAAQKRSREVSGKLTMGIKSLMKKNKVTVIQGEGSLLSGTKVKVMPTGEVLETKNIILATGSHAFKIPQFDYSNPNIMTAREALELTEINPGDKITVVGAGAIGMEFASIWASYGAAVTVVEMLPRVLPNEDADVSKEIQRAFKKRDIAVKVDSKVTSVVAEGKGFNLIIEKKGKTESIPCDKILVSAGVRANVENIGLEAAGVKLTERGLVEVNDQLLTSCPSVYAIGDVTGKLALAHVASAQALAAVHAILGKPVKQFNYANMPRCTYTYPEVASVGLTEEQAKAAGYDVKVGTFPLVANGKSVAMNETTGFVKIVADKKYNEILGTHLVGAHVTELISAATAYIDLEFTADDIAQVVHPHPSVSEAIMEAAHAVVGQAIHI, from the coding sequence ATGAGTAAGTTTGATCTAGTTGTTATTGGTGGTGGACCAGGTGGTTATGTGGCAGCTATTTATGCGACGCAACAGGGCCTGAACACAGCTTTAGTAGAAAAAGCTGATCTTGGGGGAGTCTGTTTAAACTGGGGATGCATACCTACAAAAGCTCTGGTTCATAACGCAGAAATCCTTCGTACCGTTAAAGAAGCAAATAAATATGGAATTGATTTGAATACCAATGAAATAAAAGCTGATTATTCAGCTGCTCAAAAGCGCAGCCGGGAAGTCAGCGGTAAGCTGACCATGGGAATTAAAAGTCTGATGAAAAAAAATAAAGTGACCGTGATTCAGGGTGAAGGAAGTTTGCTTAGTGGAACCAAGGTAAAAGTAATGCCTACCGGTGAAGTGCTGGAAACAAAAAACATAATTCTTGCCACTGGTTCCCATGCCTTTAAAATTCCTCAATTTGATTACAGTAATCCTAATATTATGACGGCTCGAGAAGCGCTGGAGTTAACAGAAATAAACCCCGGAGATAAAATTACGGTTGTTGGAGCTGGCGCCATCGGGATGGAATTTGCTAGTATCTGGGCGAGTTATGGAGCGGCGGTAACCGTTGTCGAAATGTTACCGCGCGTTTTACCAAATGAAGATGCAGATGTATCAAAGGAAATTCAGCGAGCTTTTAAAAAACGTGACATCGCTGTAAAAGTTGATAGTAAAGTTACTTCGGTGGTTGCCGAAGGTAAGGGCTTCAACCTTATCATCGAAAAGAAGGGTAAAACGGAGTCAATCCCATGTGACAAGATTCTCGTTTCGGCTGGTGTTCGGGCAAATGTTGAGAATATTGGTCTGGAAGCAGCCGGCGTGAAACTGACCGAACGGGGATTGGTTGAAGTAAACGATCAGTTATTGACAAGCTGCCCATCGGTATATGCAATTGGCGATGTGACCGGAAAACTGGCATTAGCACATGTTGCCTCAGCTCAGGCATTGGCGGCTGTTCATGCGATTCTCGGTAAACCGGTGAAACAATTTAATTATGCGAATATGCCTAGATGTACTTATACCTATCCTGAAGTAGCCAGTGTTGGATTAACCGAAGAACAAGCTAAAGCAGCAGGTTATGATGTCAAAGTGGGAACATTTCCGCTGGTTGCTAATGGAAAATCAGTGGCAATGAATGAAACAACGGGTTTTGTTAAAATCGTTGCTGACAAGAAATATAACGAGATCCTGGGAACCCACCTGGTGGGGGCGCACGTGACGGAATTAATCAGTGCGGCAACTGCTTATATTGATCTTGAGTTTACGGCAGACGACATCGCGCAGGTTGTGCATCCTCATCCCTCCGTATCGGAAGCGATTATGGAAGCTGCACATGCCGTAGTGGGACAGGCCATTCATATCTAG
- a CDS encoding lipoate--protein ligase, producing MLFYYSESTDPYYNLALEEYIFSNIELEESFFMLWRNDNAVVIGRNQNAIREINLDFVRKMNTKVIRRNTGGGAVYHDLGNLNYSFIQNCENGRKIDFSQFAVPIIETLDQLGIKAECNNRNDLVIDGRKFSGTAQMMKNGKALHHGTLLYNSNLDFLRQSLSEKADKIESKGVKSVRSHITNIVEHMSNPISIKQFSNCLMASITKKNNSYPLSLNNKDFKVIQQLQETKYSTWEWNYGKSPRYEMLKTRNFRCGELTIAMNVLQQGIIDFISITGEFSGNQDIHQLEKLLKGKILKESKLLEVLSYCNVNDFISGITAEEFTNILVF from the coding sequence ATGTTATTTTATTACAGTGAATCAACAGATCCATATTATAATCTCGCATTAGAAGAATACATCTTTTCTAATATTGAATTGGAAGAATCCTTTTTTATGCTCTGGCGGAATGATAATGCCGTTGTAATTGGACGAAACCAAAACGCGATCAGAGAAATCAATTTGGACTTTGTCAGAAAAATGAATACCAAAGTAATACGGCGTAATACCGGTGGCGGAGCGGTTTATCATGATTTGGGAAATTTAAATTATTCATTTATCCAAAATTGTGAAAATGGTCGAAAGATTGATTTTTCGCAATTTGCCGTTCCGATCATTGAAACGCTTGATCAGTTAGGAATCAAGGCTGAATGTAATAATCGAAACGATTTGGTCATTGATGGACGCAAATTTTCCGGTACCGCTCAAATGATGAAAAATGGGAAGGCATTGCATCATGGAACTTTATTATACAATTCGAATTTGGATTTTCTGCGACAATCTTTATCAGAAAAAGCCGATAAGATTGAAAGTAAAGGGGTTAAATCAGTGCGCAGTCACATTACGAATATCGTTGAACATATGTCTAACCCAATTTCCATCAAACAGTTTAGTAACTGTTTAATGGCCAGTATTACAAAAAAAAATAATTCCTATCCGTTATCTTTGAACAATAAAGATTTTAAAGTGATTCAACAACTTCAGGAAACAAAGTATTCGACATGGGAATGGAATTATGGTAAATCACCCCGATATGAAATGCTGAAAACCCGGAATTTTCGCTGCGGAGAGCTGACAATCGCAATGAATGTTTTACAGCAGGGAATCATCGATTTTATTTCTATTACCGGTGAATTTTCAGGGAATCAGGACATTCATCAATTGGAGAAACTGCTAAAAGGAAAGATATTAAAGGAATCGAAATTATTGGAAGTACTTAGTTATTGCAACGTAAACGACTTCATTTCGGGCATAACGGCTGAAGAATTTACAAATATCTTGGTGTTTTAA
- the glpK gene encoding glycerol kinase GlpK, with translation MKEYILSIDQGTTSIRAIFFNHDGDIVGVHAKEFSQFYPDSGWVEQDPMEMWSVTGEVIEKAMAKSNIKEDEIVAIGITNQRETSIVWDKNTGEPVYNAIVWQDRRTAEYCDQLKADDPEIEAVVRNKTGLMIDSYFSGTKVKWILDNVEGARAKAEKGELLFGNVDTWIMWKLTGGKTHATDYSNASRTLMYNIHDLKWDEELLKVLNVPASMLPKVQESSGQFGVTAKIFKREIPITGDAGDQQAATFGQCCFKKGMAKFTYGTAGVMTVNIGEKPFLSNNGLTTTIGWGINGKVEYLLEAVAFSAGSAIQWLRDEMDMLDESPDSEYFALKTKKERNCGVYFVPAFTGLCAPYWNSYARAAIVGIERGTTKNNIIRAVLESLGYQTRDMFDAFSEDLGERLSILKVDGGACNNNLLMQFTSDIVNVDIERPDNTETTAAGVAYLAGLAVGFWESQDEIVQKRTVDQVFHPQMDEELRSDLYNGWKRAINCNLEWANDR, from the coding sequence ATGAAGGAGTATATTTTAAGTATTGATCAGGGGACGACCAGTATTCGAGCAATTTTCTTTAATCATGATGGTGACATCGTTGGCGTACATGCAAAAGAATTTAGTCAGTTTTATCCAGATTCAGGGTGGGTTGAACAGGACCCCATGGAAATGTGGTCAGTTACAGGTGAAGTTATTGAAAAAGCAATGGCTAAATCTAACATAAAAGAAGATGAGATCGTTGCAATTGGAATTACCAATCAACGCGAAACATCGATTGTTTGGGATAAAAATACAGGCGAACCGGTTTACAATGCTATTGTATGGCAGGACCGAAGAACCGCAGAATATTGTGATCAACTTAAAGCGGATGATCCGGAGATCGAAGCTGTGGTTAGAAACAAAACGGGATTGATGATTGACTCATATTTCTCAGGGACAAAAGTCAAATGGATACTCGACAACGTCGAAGGGGCAAGAGCAAAAGCCGAAAAAGGTGAACTCCTTTTTGGAAACGTTGACACCTGGATTATGTGGAAACTTACCGGTGGAAAAACGCATGCGACAGACTATAGTAATGCATCTCGGACATTGATGTATAACATTCATGATTTGAAATGGGATGAAGAGTTATTAAAGGTTTTAAACGTCCCAGCAAGTATGTTACCAAAAGTCCAGGAAAGCAGCGGACAGTTTGGTGTCACAGCAAAGATATTTAAACGGGAAATTCCGATTACCGGTGATGCCGGCGATCAACAAGCCGCCACATTTGGTCAATGCTGTTTTAAAAAAGGAATGGCTAAATTTACTTATGGGACAGCTGGCGTTATGACCGTCAATATTGGGGAAAAACCATTTTTGTCAAATAACGGTTTAACAACAACGATTGGTTGGGGAATTAATGGTAAAGTTGAATATTTATTGGAAGCGGTTGCTTTTTCCGCCGGTTCAGCCATTCAATGGTTGCGTGATGAAATGGACATGCTTGATGAATCACCAGATTCAGAATATTTTGCTTTAAAAACAAAAAAAGAACGTAATTGTGGCGTGTATTTTGTTCCCGCATTTACCGGTTTATGTGCACCTTATTGGAACTCTTATGCAAGAGCTGCTATTGTTGGGATTGAACGCGGGACAACTAAAAACAACATTATCAGAGCGGTGCTTGAGTCTTTGGGATATCAGACCCGCGATATGTTCGATGCGTTTTCAGAAGATTTAGGCGAAAGACTATCCATTCTCAAGGTTGATGGTGGAGCCTGTAATAATAACTTGTTGATGCAATTCACTTCGGATATTGTCAATGTCGATATTGAAAGACCGGACAACACCGAAACAACAGCTGCCGGGGTCGCATATTTAGCAGGACTAGCAGTTGGATTCTGGGAAAGTCAGGATGAAATAGTACAAAAAAGAACAGTCGATCAGGTATTCCATCCGCAAATGGATGAAGAACTGCGATCCGATTTGTATAATGGTTGGAAACGAGCCATTAATTGTAATTTAGAATGGGCAAATGATCGTTAG
- a CDS encoding NAD(P)/FAD-dependent oxidoreductase, whose amino-acid sequence MKTDVLIIGGGVIGASVAHQLAKYNLDIILVEKANDICMGTSKANSAMIHSGFNIDGGTLKGQLVLKANKVIKQLCQDLNVGLVKPLGSITVGFEEKDLEKMKKTMENGIKNGIQGMKLLNQKELHEMEPHLNPDSKYGLFEPETGIINPFEYTVALAENAVINGVKVLLDTEVLDIMIENKTVKGVKTNKGDIETKVIINAAGLYADKIAAMVENIDFEIKPRKGQYFLYDKKWRDILTYTIYSAPTKVSKGMIVVPTIDGNILAGSNAEAVDDKTDLKTTTQALDQIYTSTISHLFPELPRMGDVITTFTGLRASSTNEDFIIEPAKTVKGFINVAGIQSPGLTSAPAIAEMVEGLVREQNMNLDFSAKVNYQKGRKPPIMLKDLSYQERTALIEENPDYGEIVCRCESISKGEIIDAVHRPIPATNLDAVKRRVRAGMGRCQGGFCGPKVVAILSQELVISPLEVTQKGNKSFVLTAKNKELSLDEGDRNYEKISV is encoded by the coding sequence ATGAAAACAGATGTTTTAATCATTGGTGGCGGTGTAATTGGTGCTTCTGTTGCTCATCAGCTTGCTAAGTATAATCTGGATATAATTTTGGTTGAAAAAGCGAACGATATCTGTATGGGGACGAGTAAAGCAAACTCAGCAATGATTCATAGCGGTTTTAATATTGATGGTGGCACATTAAAAGGCCAGTTAGTATTAAAAGCAAATAAAGTGATTAAGCAATTATGCCAGGATTTAAACGTCGGTTTAGTTAAACCACTGGGTTCGATAACTGTTGGATTTGAAGAAAAAGACTTGGAAAAAATGAAAAAAACCATGGAAAATGGGATCAAAAATGGTATTCAGGGGATGAAACTACTCAATCAGAAAGAATTGCATGAGATGGAACCCCACTTAAATCCAGATTCAAAATATGGTTTATTCGAGCCGGAAACCGGGATTATTAATCCCTTTGAATATACCGTGGCGCTTGCCGAAAACGCTGTTATTAATGGCGTAAAAGTCTTGTTGGATACGGAAGTTCTGGATATTATGATTGAAAATAAAACTGTAAAAGGTGTTAAAACAAATAAAGGTGATATCGAAACAAAAGTGATTATTAATGCCGCCGGATTATATGCAGATAAAATAGCGGCAATGGTCGAAAACATTGATTTCGAAATCAAACCCCGAAAAGGGCAATATTTTTTATATGACAAAAAATGGCGTGATATCTTAACCTATACGATTTATTCAGCACCAACAAAAGTTTCTAAAGGGATGATCGTCGTACCGACCATCGACGGCAATATATTAGCGGGATCAAATGCCGAAGCCGTTGACGATAAAACTGATTTAAAAACAACCACACAAGCATTGGATCAGATCTACACCAGTACAATCTCGCATCTGTTTCCGGAACTGCCCAGAATGGGGGATGTGATTACGACATTCACCGGACTGAGAGCCTCAAGTACCAATGAAGATTTTATCATTGAACCGGCAAAAACAGTGAAAGGTTTTATCAATGTAGCGGGAATCCAGTCGCCGGGATTAACCTCGGCACCGGCCATTGCTGAAATGGTTGAAGGTTTAGTGAGAGAACAAAATATGAATTTGGATTTTTCTGCAAAAGTAAATTATCAAAAAGGGCGAAAGCCACCGATTATGCTTAAAGATTTATCCTATCAAGAAAGAACCGCCTTAATTGAAGAAAATCCGGATTATGGTGAAATTGTTTGTCGCTGTGAATCAATCAGCAAAGGCGAAATTATCGATGCTGTCCACCGACCGATTCCGGCGACGAATCTTGATGCCGTCAAACGACGCGTTAGAGCTGGCATGGGACGATGTCAGGGGGGCTTTTGTGGACCTAAGGTGGTGGCGATATTAAGTCAAGAACTTGTGATTTCACCACTTGAGGTGACTCAAAAAGGAAACAAATCGTTTGTTCTGACGGCTAAGAATAAAGAACTATCTTTAGATGAAGGAGATAGAAATTATGAAAAAATTAGCGTATGA
- a CDS encoding NAD(P)/FAD-dependent oxidoreductase, with translation MKKLAYDLVIIGGGPAGLAAALEAKKNGVQKILICERAPYLGGILNQCIHNGFGLQYFKEELTGPEYASRFIEDVENSDIDVKLETMVMEILEDKKVIAVNRKDGMVQIDTKALILAMGCRERTRGAITIPGSRPSGIMTAGTAQSYVNLEGYIPGKEVVILGSGDIGLIMARRLTLEGVNVKGVIELMPYSTGLIRNKVQCLDDFDIPLLLSHSIIEVHGKERLQGVTIAEVDKNLKPIEGTEHYVSCDTLLLSVGLIPENELSNNLGCEMDKVTRGPVVNEKRITNIPWVFACGNVLHVHDLVDNVTQEAEIAGKAAADFINNKMNKEEKDVIITHDNNIGYIVPQHIDALNNTEQMIKFFLRVKNPDENVRLIVKDNFDKTLLNFKKSIVEPGTMVTFNLPREFVTKDTSSIDITISKEQA, from the coding sequence ATGAAAAAATTAGCGTATGACTTAGTCATTATTGGGGGCGGTCCGGCAGGTCTTGCCGCCGCCTTGGAAGCGAAAAAAAATGGGGTGCAAAAGATTCTGATTTGTGAACGGGCACCTTATTTAGGCGGGATTCTCAATCAATGTATTCATAATGGCTTTGGCCTGCAATATTTTAAGGAGGAGCTGACCGGACCCGAATATGCAAGCCGTTTTATTGAAGACGTAGAAAATTCTGACATCGATGTGAAACTCGAAACAATGGTCATGGAAATTCTTGAAGATAAAAAAGTAATTGCAGTGAATCGAAAAGATGGCATGGTTCAGATTGATACGAAGGCATTGATTCTGGCAATGGGATGTCGTGAACGAACTCGGGGCGCAATTACCATACCAGGGAGCCGTCCGTCCGGAATTATGACTGCCGGCACAGCGCAAAGTTATGTTAATCTGGAAGGTTACATTCCCGGCAAAGAAGTGGTTATTCTCGGTTCTGGGGACATCGGTCTGATTATGGCAAGGCGATTAACACTTGAAGGCGTTAATGTAAAAGGGGTTATCGAATTGATGCCTTATTCGACCGGACTAATACGAAACAAGGTACAATGCCTTGACGATTTTGACATTCCCTTGTTATTGAGTCATTCCATCATTGAAGTGCATGGAAAAGAAAGACTGCAAGGGGTCACGATTGCAGAAGTTGATAAAAATCTTAAACCGATCGAAGGCACTGAGCACTATGTGAGTTGCGATACCTTGCTGCTATCCGTTGGCTTAATTCCCGAAAATGAGTTGTCCAATAATTTAGGATGTGAAATGGATAAGGTGACCAGAGGTCCGGTTGTAAATGAAAAACGGATTACAAATATACCTTGGGTATTTGCCTGTGGAAATGTTCTTCACGTTCACGATTTAGTTGATAATGTAACCCAGGAGGCTGAAATTGCCGGCAAAGCAGCAGCTGATTTTATCAATAATAAAATGAATAAAGAAGAAAAGGATGTTATCATCACGCATGATAATAATATTGGGTACATTGTCCCTCAGCATATTGATGCGTTAAATAATACGGAACAAATGATTAAGTTTTTTCTGCGGGTGAAAAATCCGGATGAGAATGTTCGCTTAATCGTTAAAGATAATTTTGATAAAACATTGCTAAATTTTAAAAAATCAATCGTCGAGCCGGGCACCATGGTGACATTCAATTTACCAAGAGAGTTTGTGACGAAGGATACTTCATCAATTGATATCACAATTTCTAAGGAACAAGCCTAA